The following are encoded in a window of Fulvia fulva chromosome 7, complete sequence genomic DNA:
- a CDS encoding FAD-dependent monooxygenase, whose product MANGKSNMLRMLFCFVHLLLFARVQAVTNTTLSCCAQLHRQLPQKLFAYNDHMIPRWSKTADLTPRCSFFPTDAEEVSVALRILANSACPFSIKSGGHSPWPGMNSIDDGVALDLGWINQTTLANDRSHVVLGAGGTWGNAYAKLEPYGVLFPGGRASEVGIGGLTLGGGYSWTTPRTGFVADNVISYEIVLATGSIVIANATSNDDLFMALKGGGNNFGVLTRIWLQCFENHALWGGVAAVDVTRTIGSFLVNTASDHESTLHRPFMDMSPRLRNTLKKKTMAELSEELSAAWPVGQRYLTTSVGIINDREMLQNVQLSMESFYRSTSNAIYPSTFQCTFVYEPLPHFYTAQGELQSGNMLGLNNTSDDYVIVLLQPRWEDANVDLTMYHEAEQWVKNLRNTYPDKVMPLEYLPYAAPWQDPLGSYGEQSLEFMRKVGEKYDPDRVFQKLVPGGFKLDKTGGGAA is encoded by the exons ATGGCAAACGGCAAGTCCAATATGCTACGCATGCTCTTTTGCTTCGTGCACCTGCTACTTTTCGCCAGAGTTCAGGCTGTCACCAACACCACACTCTCATGCTGTGCACAGCTCCACCGTCAACTCCCTCAAAAGCTCTTCGCGTACAATGATCACATGATCCCGCGGTGGTCAAAGACCGCCGACCTCACTCCAAGGTGCTCCTTCTTTCCGACAGATGCAGAAGAAGTGTCAGTGGCGCTTCGCATCTTGGCCAACTCAGCATGTCCATTTTCGATCAAGTCGGGTGGTCACTCGCCATGGCCCGGCATGAACAGTATCGACGATGGAGTTGCTCTCGATCTGGGCTGGATCAACCAGACGACGCTGGCGAACGACCGCTCGCATGTTGTGCTGGGTGCAGGAGGAACGTGGGGAAATGCGTACGCAAAGCTGGAGCCATATGGAG TGCTGTTCCCAGGGGGCCGCGCCAGTGAAGTTGGGATTGGAGGGCTCACACTCGGTGGAGGCTACTCCTGGACTACACCGCGCACTGGCTTCGTTGCGGACAACGTGATCAGCTATGAG ATTGTCTTAGCCACTGGCAGCATTGTCATTGCCAACGCGACTTCCAACGACGATCTGTTCATGGCACTAAAGGGCGGTGGCAACAACTTCGGCGTTCTGACGCGCATTTGGCTCCAATGCTTCGAAAATCACGCTCTCTGGGGTGGCGTTGCTGCTGTGGATGTCAC GCGAACCATCGGCAGCTTCCTTGTCAATACCGCGAGCGATCACGAGTCTACTCTACATCGGCCATTCATGGACATGAGTCCACGGCTACGGAACACGCTCAAGAAGAAGACTATGGCTGAGCTCAGCGAGGAGCTGTCGGCGGCATGGCCAGTAGGGCAGAG GTATCTCACCACCTCAGTGGGCATCATCAACGACCGTGAAATGCTTCAAAACGTCCAACTGTCGATGGAATCCTTCTACCGCTCGACCTCGAACGCAATCTACCCGTCGACATTCCAGTGCACTTTCGTCTACGAACCGCTTCCTCACTTCTACACCGCGCAAGGCGAGCTGCAGAGTGGCAACATGCTCGGTCTGAACAACACCAGCGACGACTACGTCATCGTCCTACTCCAACCCCGCTGGGAAGATGCGAACGTCGACCTGACTATGTATCATGAGGCGGAGCAGTGGGTGAAGAACCTCCGCAACACTTATCCGGACAAGGTCATGCCGTTGGAGTACTTGCCTTATGCTGCGCCGTGGCAGGACCCGCTGGGAAGTTATGGTGAGCAGAGTTTGGAGTTCATGCGGAAGGTCGGTGAGAAGTATGATCCGGATCGTGTCTTTCAGAAGCTCGTACCTGGGGGCTTCAAGCTCGATAAGACAGGAGGCGGTGCTGCTTGA
- a CDS encoding Lipase: protein MMQTFTSYPTLTAAIANGTYQGLYLPSFDQDAFLGIPFAQSTADQNRFRIPQSLNATWTGLRSAHSYSEACPDYSPGDWTYGVGENCLSINIVKPAGCEDKSLPVVMWIHGGSYQSGTSGLQNYNLSYIVEKSVQMGQPIVATSINYRKGGWGMLYSREGAGQTNLALRDMRKALEWVQENIESFSGNKSQVTIWGESAGSFAVGQLLMMYGGRSDDLFHGSIQESGSAATAWYNGSDWYQPIYDKIVSQVNCTEAIDTLACLRTVSYEELYPYLNTSIIDGPGWYPTVDGHTIPNYPTILLEEGDFAHVPHLYGTNSDEGTDNAPADGVINTDDDLRWYLRTQTGFGFPNSTIEEILRLYPDDPTQGIPLDTGTERFEEHGYQYKRVAAIHRDTYMDRFNTRPTANYVDALQANTTLNPDYKGVAHASELGYVFNNPAFLGNEALSEQMAAQWINFIYYGNPNGADLPHWPTYDEGEQGLNLVLQPNSSYVEEDTYHLAGREYLTKWARRRHV from the exons ATGATGCAGACCTTCACCAGCT ACCCCACACTAACCGCAGCAATCGCAAATGGAACATACCAAGGATTGTACTTACCATCATTTGATCAAGATGCATTCTTGGGCATACCATTCGCACAATCCACTGCTGACCAGAATCGCTTCCGGATCCCGCAGTCACTCAACGCAACCTGGACCGGCCTTCGAAGTGCGCACAGCTACAGCGAAGCATGTCCGGACTACTCGCCAGGAGATTGGACTTATGGCGTTGGCGAGAACTGTTTGAGTATCAACATTGTCAAGCCAGCTGGATGCGAGGACAAAAGTCTGCCAGTGGTCATGTGGATTCATGGCGGCTC CTATCAAAGCGGCACAAGCGGTTTACAGAACTACAACTTGTCGTACATCGTAGAGAAGTCGGTGCAGATGGGCCAGCCAATCGTGGCGACAAGCATCAACTATCGCAAAGGTGGATGGGGCATGCTCTACAGCAGAGAA GGCGCTGGTCAGACAAATCTGGCACTTCGTGACATGCGTAAGGCCCTTGAATGGGTGCAAGAGAATATCGAATCCTTCTCGGGCAACAAATCTCAGGTCACAATCTGGGGCGAATCGGCTGGCTCTTTCGCAGTCGGGCAATTGCTCATGATGTATGGCGGCCGCTCCGATGATCTGTTTCATGGTTCGATTCAAGAATCAGGAAGTGCTGCGACGGCATGGTACAACGGAAGCGATTGGTATCAGCCAATTTACGACAAGATCGTATCGCAGGTCAACTGCACCGAAGCTATCGATACGCTGGCTTGCCTTCGAACAGTATCGTATGAAGAGCTGTATCCTTACCTCAATACTTCGATCATTGACGGTCCTGGATGGTACCCTACTGTCGATGGTCACACGATCCCCAACTATCCTACGATCTTGCTCGAAGAAGGCGACTTTGCTCACGTCCCACACTTGTATGGAACGAATTCGGATGAGGGCACCGATAATGCGCCTGCTGATGGTGTAATCAACACCGATGACGACCTTCGATGGTACCTTCGTACCCAGACTGGCTTCGGCTTTCCGAACAGCACAATAGAGGAGATTCTTCGCCTGTACCCCGACGACCCTACGCAAGGCATTCCACTAGATACAGGCACCGAACGATTCGAGGAACATGGTTACCAGTACAAGCGTGTCGCAGCTATT CACCGCGACACATACATGGATCGCTTCAACACTCGGCCCACTGCGAACTATGTCGACGCCTTGCAGGCAAATACTACGCTGAATCCAGACTACAAGGGCGTAGCTCATGCCTCAGAGCTTGGCTATGTCTTCAACAACCCTGCTTTCCTGGGAAACGAAGCTTTGAGTGAGCAGATGGCCGCTCAGTGGATCAACTTTATCTACTATGGCAATCCAAATGGAGCTGACTTACCACACTGGCCAACATACGACGAGGGAGAACAAGGTCTCAACCTGGTGCTGCAGCCTAATAGCAGCTATGTCGAGGAGGATACATATCACTTGGCTGGAAGGGAGTATCTGACCAAATGGGCGAGAAGAAGACATGTATGA
- a CDS encoding Short-chain dehydrogenase encodes MAAQSVMAAHTPIADPTPWTAIVTGGASGIGAATARKLASRGINILIADVADETGQQLAGEIQAEFNVDAFNRHVDVSKETDIEEMIKAIVQKWGRLDYAANVAGICKDGGDMKDDESKVPTELIDRTYEVNQRGIQLCQKHEAQQMLKQEPRGVTISPSPPKPVRPQRGSIVNVGSTASLTGLGHAAYTPTKHAILGITKNGAYYYGPHGVRCNSVAPGGTVTPLGIDAMPEGIKELVRENDPAVGKGTPMGKLAWPEEVANVISFLLSDEASHVCAVNIEVDGGFANTRI; translated from the exons ATGGCTGCTCAATCGGTCATGGCAGCTCACACACCAATCGCAGACCCAACACCATGGACTGCTATCGTGACTGGTGGAGCAAGCGGCATTGGAGCCGCAACAGCCAGGAAGTTGGCAAGTCGAGGCATCAACATCCTGATCGCTGATGTCGCAGACGAGACAGGTCAGCAGCTCGCCGGTGAGATCCAAGCCGAATTCAACGTCGACGCATTCAATCGACATGTCGACGTCAGCAAGGAGACAGATATCGAGGAGATGATTAAGGCGATCGTACAGAAGTGGGGCCGACTTGATTATGCTGCGAATGTTGCGGGAATCTGTAAGGATGGGGGTGATATGAAGGATGATGAGAGTAAGGTGCCAACGGAGTTGATTGATAG GACCTACGAAGTCAACCAACGCGGCATCCAACTCTGCCAAAAACACGAAGCCCAACAAATGCTCAAGCAAGAGCCCCGAGGCGTCACCATTTCCCCATCTCCACCCAAACCCGTCCGACCCCAACGAGGCAGCATCGTCAATGTCGGCTCCACCGCATCTCTAACAGGCTTGGGACATGCTGCCTACACTCCCACCAAACACGCCATTCTCGGCATCACCAAGAATGGAGCTTACTACTACGGTCCTCATGGTGTGAGGTGCAATTCTGTGGCGCCTGGTGGGACCGTCACGCCCTTGGGCATCGATGCGATGCCGGAGGGGATTAAGGAGTTGGTTAGGGAGAATGATCCTGCTGTTGGGAAGGGGACGCCGATGGGGAAATTGGCTTGGCCCGAG GAAGTGGCGAATGTTATCAGCTTCTTGTTGAGCGATGAGGCTAGTCATGTCTGTGCAGTGAACATCGAGGTCGATGGAGGCTTTGCGAATACGAGGATATAG